A part of Citrifermentans bremense genomic DNA contains:
- a CDS encoding beta-ketoacyl synthase N-terminal-like domain-containing protein has product MKQQSPSVAIVGIGGIFPDAPELTTFWNNIRNAKSAAREVPAGRWQLPADTAFHPEAGKPDHVYSKRGCFIDSIPPLASLSGLNVDPELASGLDPLFHLLLHAGKRAFDSAVTTGVDRSRIGVIIGNLALPSEKSAELSRALLGRSFEEKLLGHAGDEPIPQGLNRYVAGLPAGLLAAALGLGGGCCTLDAACASSIYAIKLACDELLSGRADAMLTGGLSRPDPLYTQMGFSQLRALSRRGICSPFDASGDGLVVGEGAGIFVLKRLADAVAQGDKIYGVIKGIGLSNDVGGSLLAPLSDGQLRAMRAAYVKAGWNPQDVDLIECHATGTPVGDATEVASLRELWGEKGKAGKGCVIGSVKSNIGHLLTAAGSAALTKVLLAMAEETLPPTANFNQAPANFQLEESPFRVLQSATPWKRRADNVPRRAAVSAFGFGGINGHLLVEEWLPESEAAASPVPEKGCPIAVVGLDARFGQWQDLPSFQARVLGGGAPARPTQPKDWWGAEKSAWFAKEKLKDTPFAGFYLDQFAQSPAQFRIPPKELEEMLPQQLLMLQSAAAAIADAGMDKKENLRAGVFIGIALDLNSTNFAFRWSIAEKAREWAKELGLNLNDQEFEQWVAELREAAGPALSANRTMGALGSVVASRVAREFRCGGPSFTVSSEESSGLRALETAVRQLQGEEIDRAVVGAVDLGGDLRAAIGQHLGRPYSRFGSATPFDQSADGAIVGEGAATVILKRLEDAERDGDRIYAVIGGVGTASGDLLLPGAAAYRHALERAYGEAGVAPEKVGYLEAHGSGHAAEDRMEAAALADFFDDPAGAAASQRRCAVASVKADIGHAGAASGLASLVRGCLALYQEIIPGARSGERPLGKVSGNGALFLPEASRFWLRNRCEGPRHAGVSVFGVDGSCSHVVLQGYDKEQQKATAEKVAPLGGWDEYLFCIAGSDRQQLAERLQQLKLQAEKTPAPSLSALSHELLDSQRGLAAEPLAIALVARSLEELAALCLQGERMVQSDPAYAEAVLHPSLRDRIFFSAEPMGKSGKIGFVYPGSGNHFAGMGMELSARWPQVYRRQDSENLYLRDQFQPEQFWNGAPVENVNENHLAVIFGQVATGCAVTDVVRQFGIDPNAVIGYSLGESAGLFGTRTWVERDLMLSRMKASTLFTRDLAGECRAAREAWGETEGKEIHWSIGVIDAPAREVRRALKKTSRVYLLIVNTPDECVIGGDVKWVKHLVAMLDCRFFPLQGVTTVHCEVARQVATPYRDLHNFNTTPPAGVTFYSGAAGAAYQVHRRSAADSILSQAIEGIDYPKVIETAYAEGVKYFIEMGPGGSCSRMIGRILAGRPHMARSVCLPGVDANSALLRLLAQLTSERVPVDFEPLFALTPARVPATIATGDGNSIRFTTGGEAFAPSRPGKEVSAPVAAQVKPMAPASSVPAAAAAPQSTQIRRSTDAPVSAMRIPVTDQAPAPTQPAAQHTPSQAQPKAASPLMGQPQVNPAPLQAVAPLPIEGAVQEPLLREFAAAQEASQQAHEAYLRVANDLSRSIAETLALQISLQQQMLQAGIPIETAPAFQATASNAAWSPEPAAATHAAPQVAAQPSAVAAPYPGALPALYDEQMCFEFAIGSVAKMLGPEFAEADTFPTRVRLPDAPLQLVHRIVALEGEPKSMTSGRVVTQHDVHPGAWYLDGGRIPTCIAVEAGQADLFLSGYLGIDFITKGLAVYRLLDAVVTFHRELPGPGETINYDIRIERFFRQGETYLFRFHFEATVNGEPLLSMRNGCAGFFTQEELDAGKGIVRGAIDLRPKTGKLPADWKYLVPMQPAAYGAGQLNALRNGDLASCFGPLFAGLSVRRPLTIPGGRMELVHRVMELVPDGGRCGLGFIRAEADIHPDDWFITCHFVDDRVMPGTLMYECCMHTLRIFLLRLGWVAEAEGATWQPVPGVASQLCCRGQVLETTKVVTYEVTVRELGYRPEPYAIVDALMYADGKPIVEITNMSAQLTGTNHQALLELWGGKGVEISAATVSAPISGSYDVKPAVYTKEQILAYSNGKPSEGFGDRYRIFDSGRKIARLPGPPFQFMDRVTAVRGEPWQMVPGAMAEAQYDIPVDEWYFAADRQPRMPFSVLLEAALQPCGWLAAYVGSALTTPNDISFRNLGGTAVQHRAVTPGTGTLTATATLTKAATSGGMIIQEFTFSVADRQGVLYEGETMFGFFAKEALANQVGIRDAAPHQPTADEIARGKKLPYPESRPYPEKKLRMIDQIELYVADGGPAGLGYLKGTKQVDPDEWYFKAHFYEDPVTPGSLGLESFMQLVKFAAVERWGWQEGDTLAAVALEREHRWLYRGQVVPTNKEVTVIAWITAVDEANRILTAAGFLYVDGRAIYQMNDFTLQLERG; this is encoded by the coding sequence ATGAAGCAGCAGTCGCCTTCCGTGGCAATCGTCGGCATCGGCGGGATCTTTCCCGACGCGCCGGAACTGACAACTTTCTGGAATAACATCCGCAACGCGAAAAGTGCCGCCCGCGAGGTCCCGGCCGGAAGATGGCAGCTTCCGGCCGACACCGCCTTCCACCCGGAAGCTGGAAAGCCCGACCACGTCTACTCCAAGCGCGGCTGCTTCATCGACTCCATACCTCCCCTGGCGAGCCTGTCGGGGCTGAACGTCGACCCGGAGCTCGCCTCCGGGCTCGATCCCCTGTTCCACCTGCTGCTGCACGCCGGCAAAAGGGCCTTCGACTCCGCCGTCACCACCGGGGTTGACCGCTCCCGCATCGGCGTCATCATCGGCAATCTGGCGCTTCCCAGCGAGAAATCCGCAGAACTCTCCCGCGCTCTCCTAGGGCGGAGCTTCGAGGAAAAGCTCCTTGGCCACGCCGGGGACGAACCGATCCCGCAGGGGCTGAACCGCTACGTGGCCGGGCTCCCCGCGGGCCTTCTCGCCGCCGCGCTCGGCCTGGGCGGGGGGTGCTGCACCCTCGACGCCGCCTGCGCCTCCTCCATCTACGCCATCAAACTTGCCTGCGACGAGCTTCTCTCCGGCCGTGCCGACGCCATGCTCACCGGCGGGCTCTCCCGCCCCGATCCGCTCTACACCCAGATGGGCTTCTCCCAGCTGCGCGCGCTGTCGCGCCGCGGCATCTGCTCCCCCTTCGACGCCAGCGGCGACGGTCTCGTCGTCGGCGAGGGCGCGGGTATCTTCGTGCTGAAAAGGCTCGCTGACGCCGTGGCGCAAGGGGACAAGATCTACGGCGTGATCAAGGGGATCGGTCTTTCCAACGACGTGGGAGGAAGCCTTTTGGCCCCCCTTTCCGACGGGCAGCTGCGCGCCATGCGCGCCGCCTACGTGAAAGCTGGGTGGAACCCGCAGGACGTCGACCTGATCGAGTGCCACGCAACCGGCACCCCCGTAGGGGACGCCACAGAAGTGGCGAGCCTCAGGGAGCTTTGGGGCGAGAAGGGAAAAGCCGGGAAAGGGTGCGTCATCGGCTCGGTGAAGTCCAACATCGGCCACCTTTTGACCGCGGCAGGTTCCGCTGCGCTCACCAAGGTGCTCCTCGCCATGGCGGAGGAGACCCTTCCCCCCACCGCCAACTTCAACCAGGCGCCGGCAAACTTCCAGCTGGAAGAAAGCCCCTTCCGGGTGCTGCAAAGCGCCACCCCGTGGAAAAGACGCGCCGACAATGTCCCGCGCCGCGCCGCCGTTTCCGCCTTCGGCTTTGGCGGCATCAACGGTCACCTGCTGGTCGAGGAATGGCTCCCTGAGAGCGAGGCCGCAGCCTCCCCTGTGCCGGAGAAGGGTTGCCCCATCGCCGTCGTCGGCCTCGATGCCCGCTTCGGGCAGTGGCAGGACCTCCCCTCCTTTCAGGCGCGCGTCCTGGGCGGAGGCGCGCCGGCGCGCCCGACCCAGCCCAAGGACTGGTGGGGCGCCGAGAAGAGCGCCTGGTTCGCCAAGGAAAAGCTGAAAGACACTCCCTTCGCCGGTTTCTACCTGGACCAGTTCGCCCAGAGCCCGGCGCAGTTCCGCATCCCACCCAAGGAACTGGAAGAGATGCTTCCCCAGCAGCTCCTCATGCTGCAGTCGGCCGCCGCAGCCATCGCGGACGCGGGGATGGACAAGAAGGAGAACCTGCGTGCCGGGGTCTTCATCGGTATCGCGCTCGACCTGAACAGCACCAACTTCGCCTTCCGCTGGTCCATTGCCGAAAAGGCGCGTGAGTGGGCCAAGGAGCTGGGCCTTAACCTCAACGATCAGGAATTTGAGCAGTGGGTAGCAGAGCTTCGCGAAGCTGCGGGCCCGGCCTTGAGCGCTAACCGGACCATGGGCGCCCTGGGAAGCGTCGTGGCAAGCCGCGTCGCCCGCGAATTCCGCTGCGGCGGCCCCAGCTTCACCGTATCCAGCGAGGAAAGCTCCGGACTGCGGGCCTTGGAGACCGCGGTGCGCCAGCTCCAGGGCGAGGAGATCGACCGCGCCGTCGTCGGGGCCGTCGACCTTGGCGGCGACCTGAGAGCGGCCATCGGCCAGCACCTGGGACGCCCCTACTCCCGTTTCGGCAGCGCTACCCCGTTCGACCAGTCTGCCGACGGCGCCATTGTGGGTGAAGGTGCTGCCACCGTTATTTTGAAGCGCCTGGAAGACGCGGAGCGCGACGGGGACAGGATCTACGCCGTGATCGGCGGCGTTGGTACTGCCAGCGGCGACCTGCTCCTTCCCGGCGCGGCCGCCTACCGCCACGCGCTGGAGCGCGCCTACGGCGAGGCCGGAGTCGCGCCGGAAAAGGTCGGCTACCTTGAGGCCCATGGCAGCGGACACGCCGCCGAGGACCGCATGGAAGCGGCCGCACTGGCCGACTTCTTCGACGACCCCGCCGGCGCCGCAGCTTCCCAAAGGCGCTGTGCCGTCGCCAGCGTCAAGGCCGACATAGGGCACGCCGGCGCCGCGAGCGGCCTTGCCTCGCTGGTCCGCGGCTGCCTGGCGCTTTACCAGGAGATCATCCCGGGGGCGCGCTCCGGCGAGCGGCCGCTCGGCAAGGTATCCGGAAACGGCGCCCTCTTCCTCCCGGAGGCCTCGCGCTTCTGGCTCAGGAACCGCTGCGAAGGACCGCGCCACGCCGGCGTCAGCGTCTTCGGGGTGGACGGCAGCTGCAGCCACGTCGTGCTTCAGGGGTACGACAAGGAGCAGCAAAAAGCCACGGCGGAGAAAGTCGCGCCTTTGGGCGGCTGGGACGAGTACCTCTTCTGCATCGCAGGAAGCGACCGGCAACAGCTGGCCGAACGCCTGCAGCAGTTGAAACTGCAGGCTGAGAAAACACCGGCTCCCTCCCTGTCTGCGCTCTCGCACGAACTGCTCGACAGCCAGAGGGGTCTTGCCGCTGAGCCGCTGGCGATAGCCCTTGTGGCGCGCAGCCTCGAAGAGCTCGCTGCGCTCTGCCTGCAGGGGGAGCGGATGGTCCAGTCCGACCCGGCCTACGCCGAGGCGGTGCTACACCCGTCGCTGCGCGACCGCATCTTCTTTAGCGCCGAGCCAATGGGCAAATCAGGGAAGATCGGCTTCGTCTACCCCGGTTCCGGCAACCACTTCGCCGGGATGGGGATGGAGCTTTCCGCACGCTGGCCGCAGGTCTACCGCCGCCAGGACAGCGAGAACCTCTACCTGCGCGACCAGTTCCAGCCGGAGCAGTTCTGGAACGGCGCCCCGGTGGAGAACGTCAACGAGAACCACCTGGCGGTTATCTTCGGCCAGGTGGCTACTGGCTGCGCCGTGACCGACGTGGTGCGGCAGTTCGGGATCGACCCCAACGCCGTGATCGGCTACAGCCTTGGGGAATCCGCCGGTCTCTTCGGCACCCGCACCTGGGTCGAGCGCGACCTCATGCTGTCGCGCATGAAAGCCTCCACACTCTTCACCCGCGACCTGGCAGGAGAGTGCCGCGCCGCCAGGGAGGCATGGGGTGAAACCGAGGGAAAAGAGATCCACTGGAGCATCGGCGTCATCGACGCTCCGGCCCGCGAGGTGCGACGCGCGCTGAAGAAAACCTCGCGCGTCTATCTGCTCATCGTCAACACCCCGGACGAGTGCGTCATCGGCGGAGACGTGAAATGGGTTAAGCACCTGGTCGCCATGCTGGACTGCCGATTCTTCCCGCTCCAGGGAGTCACCACGGTGCACTGCGAGGTGGCGCGCCAGGTGGCAACGCCCTACCGCGACTTGCACAACTTCAACACCACCCCTCCCGCAGGGGTCACCTTCTACAGCGGCGCTGCCGGCGCGGCGTATCAGGTGCACCGCCGCTCCGCCGCCGACTCGATCCTCTCCCAAGCCATCGAAGGGATCGACTATCCCAAGGTGATCGAGACGGCCTACGCCGAGGGGGTGAAGTATTTCATCGAGATGGGACCGGGCGGCTCCTGCAGCCGTATGATCGGACGCATCCTCGCCGGACGCCCCCACATGGCGCGCTCCGTCTGCCTCCCCGGGGTGGATGCCAACTCGGCATTGCTGCGGCTCTTGGCCCAGCTCACCTCGGAGCGGGTTCCCGTCGACTTCGAACCGCTTTTCGCCCTGACACCGGCGCGGGTCCCCGCCACCATAGCCACCGGCGATGGCAATTCCATCCGCTTCACCACCGGCGGCGAGGCATTCGCACCGTCGCGCCCGGGGAAGGAAGTTTCGGCACCGGTAGCGGCGCAAGTCAAGCCGATGGCACCGGCTTCCTCTGTACCTGCCGCGGCAGCGGCACCGCAGTCTACGCAAATAAGGCGGTCCACAGATGCGCCGGTAAGTGCGATGCGGATTCCGGTTACAGATCAAGCACCTGCACCGACACAACCTGCGGCGCAGCATACCCCATCCCAAGCGCAGCCTAAGGCGGCCTCGCCCCTGATGGGGCAGCCGCAGGTGAACCCAGCGCCGCTACAGGCCGTTGCGCCGCTCCCCATAGAGGGTGCGGTCCAGGAACCTTTGCTGCGCGAGTTCGCAGCCGCACAGGAGGCCTCCCAGCAGGCTCATGAGGCATACCTGCGCGTCGCCAATGACCTCTCCCGCTCCATCGCGGAAACGCTTGCGCTGCAGATATCCCTGCAACAGCAGATGCTGCAGGCTGGTATCCCCATCGAAACGGCGCCTGCTTTCCAGGCAACGGCAAGCAACGCGGCATGGTCCCCGGAACCGGCTGCGGCAACACACGCTGCGCCCCAGGTGGCAGCGCAGCCCTCAGCCGTGGCTGCACCCTATCCTGGCGCCCTTCCGGCGCTCTACGACGAGCAGATGTGCTTCGAGTTCGCCATCGGGTCTGTTGCCAAGATGCTGGGACCCGAGTTTGCCGAGGCGGACACCTTCCCGACCCGCGTCAGGCTCCCCGACGCGCCGCTGCAACTGGTGCACCGCATCGTGGCGCTGGAGGGAGAGCCCAAGTCCATGACTAGCGGCCGCGTGGTGACCCAGCACGACGTGCACCCGGGCGCCTGGTACCTTGACGGCGGCCGCATCCCGACCTGCATCGCCGTCGAGGCAGGGCAGGCCGACCTCTTCCTTTCCGGTTACCTGGGGATCGACTTCATCACCAAAGGGCTGGCCGTGTACCGCCTTCTGGACGCAGTGGTCACCTTCCACCGCGAGCTTCCCGGGCCGGGCGAGACCATCAACTACGACATCCGCATCGAGCGCTTCTTCCGCCAGGGGGAGACCTACCTGTTCCGTTTCCACTTCGAGGCGACGGTGAACGGGGAGCCGCTTCTCTCCATGCGCAACGGCTGCGCCGGGTTCTTCACCCAGGAGGAACTCGACGCCGGCAAGGGGATCGTGCGCGGCGCCATCGACCTGCGCCCCAAAACCGGAAAGCTTCCGGCGGATTGGAAGTACCTGGTGCCGATGCAGCCTGCCGCATACGGCGCCGGGCAGTTGAACGCGCTGCGCAACGGTGATCTCGCGTCCTGCTTCGGCCCCCTCTTCGCCGGGCTTAGCGTACGTCGCCCGCTCACCATACCGGGCGGAAGAATGGAACTGGTGCACCGCGTCATGGAGCTTGTGCCCGACGGCGGGCGCTGTGGCCTGGGCTTCATCCGCGCCGAGGCAGACATCCACCCCGACGACTGGTTCATTACCTGCCACTTCGTCGACGACCGCGTCATGCCCGGCACGCTCATGTACGAATGCTGCATGCACACGCTGCGCATCTTCCTGCTGCGCCTGGGCTGGGTGGCAGAGGCCGAAGGCGCCACCTGGCAGCCCGTTCCCGGCGTCGCCAGCCAGCTTTGCTGCCGCGGCCAGGTGCTGGAGACGACCAAGGTGGTCACCTACGAGGTGACGGTGCGTGAGCTGGGGTACCGCCCTGAGCCTTACGCCATCGTGGACGCGCTGATGTACGCCGACGGCAAACCGATCGTAGAGATCACCAACATGTCGGCCCAGCTGACCGGGACCAACCATCAAGCGCTGCTTGAACTTTGGGGCGGTAAAGGTGTGGAAATTTCTGCAGCAACCGTTTCGGCTCCGATCAGCGGCAGCTACGACGTGAAGCCGGCGGTCTACACCAAGGAGCAGATCCTCGCCTACAGCAACGGCAAGCCGTCCGAAGGGTTCGGCGACAGATACCGGATCTTCGACAGCGGGAGAAAGATCGCCCGGCTCCCCGGCCCTCCCTTCCAGTTCATGGACCGGGTGACCGCGGTGCGGGGCGAACCGTGGCAGATGGTCCCGGGGGCGATGGCCGAGGCGCAATACGACATCCCGGTCGACGAGTGGTATTTCGCCGCGGACCGTCAGCCGCGCATGCCCTTCTCCGTACTGCTCGAAGCGGCACTGCAGCCCTGCGGCTGGCTGGCCGCCTACGTGGGCTCCGCGCTCACCACCCCCAACGACATCTCCTTCAGGAACCTGGGAGGAACGGCGGTGCAACATAGGGCAGTGACGCCTGGAACCGGCACGCTCACCGCGACCGCCACCCTCACCAAGGCGGCGACGAGCGGCGGCATGATCATCCAGGAGTTCACCTTCAGCGTGGCCGACCGCCAGGGCGTCCTTTACGAGGGAGAGACCATGTTCGGCTTCTTCGCCAAGGAGGCGCTGGCGAACCAGGTCGGCATCAGGGACGCAGCCCCGCACCAGCCGACGGCTGATGAAATCGCGCGCGGGAAGAAGCTCCCCTACCCCGAGAGCCGCCCGTACCCGGAGAAAAAGCTGAGGATGATCGACCAGATCGAGCTCTACGTCGCCGACGGCGGCCCGGCAGGTCTCGGTTACCTGAAGGGGACCAAGCAGGTCGAC